A stretch of the Perca fluviatilis chromosome 17, GENO_Pfluv_1.0, whole genome shotgun sequence genome encodes the following:
- the LOC120545955 gene encoding sperm-associated antigen 16 protein: protein MATGKQEAQRQTREKMSARRKERAEEENKEVFSEEEERSIEEEDLEEATTEAAPSTASRSKPGPPERQSVAEIPETVDDFLRNFLRRAGLSRTLNRFEAEWYGSAQRLLPAAATCFSFVPDALTHGQLLRSELETVRRDTDLLRQEVLAAGEALVRTQRERDFHRLQYRRVAGDKNRLIEDFKELKKHLESYEPALRQLEDKYQAALRHKMLIGLKKDRVLNTTEEKSRTATEKSMRKSDSADKSPAKSPVSSRHPKDTEFPAACSRPGNPHLAQVGFEKCKSPGSFSLSYSIRAHTLPISCIDLHPRKLILATASDDRSWRLWALQANGEKVGEMVLTGEGHSDWLSGCSFHPDGTKLATTSGDSMVRLWDFSRGRCVLTLPGHSHPTWGCSFHSCGHFLASCSADRTAKLWDLNSQRCRLTLRRHTASVNSVCFLPSSNLLLTCSADKSLAVWDARLGVCGSTFRRHQHPCNHATSSPAGNVLASCDSRGVVNMWDIRKPAAPMATVDAGPSAANQVAFSPSGKMLAVASGDSLVRVVEVGSRAASSLSGHRDGVQSVTFDHTGETVMSAGSDGLINIWA, encoded by the exons ATGGCAACGGGTAAACAAGAAGCTCAGAGACAGACGAGAGAGAAAATGTCGgcaagaagaaaagagagagcagaggaggagaacAAGGAGGTCTTctcggaggaggaggagaggagtatCGAGGAGGAAGACCTTGAAGAGGCAACGACGGAGGCGGCCCCCTCCACTGCTTCTAGAAGTAAACCCGGACCACCAGAACGACAAAGCGTCGCCGAAATCCCGGAGACGGTGGACGACTTCCTGAGGAACTTCCTCCGCAGGGCCGGCCTGAGCCGAACTCTGAACCGCTTTGAGGCCGAGTGGTACGGCTCGGCGCAGAGACTCCTGCCGGCGGCAGCGACGTGCTTCTCGTTCGTTCCGGATGCCCTCACGCACGGGCAGCTCCTCCGGAGCGAGCTGGAGACGGTCCGCAGAGACACGGACCTGCTCCGGCAGGAGGTGCTGGCGGCGGGGGAGGCGCTGGTCAGGACGCAGAGGGAGAGGGATTTCCACCGGCTACAGTACCGACGAGTCGCGGGGGACAAAAACCGGCTGATAGAGGACTTTAAAGAGCTGAAGAAACACCTGGAGTCCTACGAGCCGGCGCTGAGGCAGCTGGAGGACAAATATCAAGCAGCTCTGAGGCACAAAATGCTCATCGGTTTAAAAAAGGACCGAGTTCTAAACACCACGGAGGAAAAATCCCGAACCGCGACAGAGAAAAGCATGAGAAAGAGCGACAGCGCCGATAAGTCGCCGGCAAAGAGCCCCGTAAGCAGCAGACATCCGAAGGACACGGAGTTTCCTGCCGCCTGCAGCCGCCCGGGGAACCCTCACCTGGCTCAGGTGGGATTTGAGAAATGCAAAAGCCCCGGTTCCTTCAGCCTGTCCTACTCCATCAGAGCCCACACGCTCCCCATCAGCTGCATAGACCTCCACCCGCGGAAACTGATCCTGGCCACCGCCAGCGATGACCGCAGCTGGAGGCTGTGGGCGctgcaagccaacggagagaaG GTTGGTGAGATGGTGCTGACAGGCGAGGGtcactctgattggctgtctggcTGCAGCTTTCACCCTGATGGGACAAAACTGGCAACAACCAGTGGAGACTCTATG GTGCGTCTCTGGGATTTCTCTCGTGGCCGCTGCGTGTTGACGCTGCCCGGTCACAGCCACCCCACCTGGGGCTGCTCCTTCCACTCGTGCGGCCATTTCCTGGCTTCCTGCTCGGCTGACAGAACCGCCAAGCTGTGGGACCTGAACAGCCAGCGCTGCCGCCTCACGCTGCGACGCCACACCGCCTCCGTCAACAGCGTCTGCTTCCTGCCCTCCTCCAACCTCCTCCTCACCTGTTCGGCCGACAAAAGCCTCGCCGTGTGGGACGCCAGACTGGGTGTCTGCGGCTCCACCTTCCGCCGACACCAGCACCCCTGCAACCACGCCACCTCCAGCCCGGCGGGCAACGTCCTGGCCTCCTGCGACTCCCGTGGCGTCGTCAACATGTGGGACATCAGGAAACCCGCGGCGCCAATGGCCACGGTAGACGCCGGGCCGTCGGCCGCCAACCAGGTGGCGTTCAGCCCCTCGGGGAAGATGCTGGCCGTCGCCAGCGGCGACAGTCTGGTCAGAGTGGTGGAGGTGGGTTCGCGCGCGGCGAGCAGCCTCTCAGGACACAGGGATGGCGTGCAGAGCGTGACGTTCGATCACACGGGGGAGACTGTGATGTCAGCAGGGAGTGATGGGCTGATTAACATCTGGGCGTGA